A genomic window from Streptomyces sp. WMMC940 includes:
- a CDS encoding DoxX family protein — protein sequence MKLPTERARHSAGPVAVGAADAGVLLLRLAVGLVLAGHGAQKLFGWFGGPGLEATGKGFSQLGWDPGVFYAGLAGVSEFLGGLGLALGMLTPLSAAACIGVMVNAMAIAPEIDLWSAAGTAFVYPMILAVGALTVAAVGPLRLSLDARFPWRDGGWLPAGFALVLGVVGAFVILALK from the coding sequence ATGAAACTCCCGACCGAGCGCGCCCGACACTCCGCGGGCCCCGTCGCGGTCGGCGCGGCCGACGCGGGCGTGTTGCTGCTCCGGCTGGCCGTCGGACTGGTCCTGGCGGGGCACGGGGCCCAGAAGCTGTTCGGCTGGTTCGGCGGCCCCGGCCTGGAGGCCACGGGCAAGGGCTTCTCGCAGCTCGGCTGGGACCCGGGCGTCTTCTACGCCGGACTGGCCGGGGTCTCCGAGTTCCTGGGCGGTCTGGGCCTGGCCCTCGGCATGCTCACGCCCCTCTCCGCGGCGGCCTGCATCGGGGTCATGGTCAACGCCATGGCGATCGCCCCCGAGATCGACCTGTGGTCCGCCGCCGGCACCGCCTTCGTCTACCCGATGATCCTCGCCGTCGGCGCGCTCACCGTCGCCGCGGTGGGACCGCTCAGGCTCTCCCTCGACGCGCGTTTCCCGTGGCGGGACGGCGGCTGGCTCCCGGCGGGGTTCGCGCTGGTCCTGGGTGTCGTCGGGGCGTTCGTCATCCTGGCGCTGAAGTAG
- a CDS encoding magnesium and cobalt transport protein CorA codes for MSDRRPRAVRAGRWPLRGSGHGRQPADPAPEHSMDPRAEHESQEPAPLERSIVDAALYRDGRRMETPTSLAEIYHRLPGEPGTMAWIGLFRPSPAQLWEAAEQFGLHELAVEDAIVAHQRPKLERYGKTLFVVLRPARYLDEAEEVDFGEIHVFVGPEFVLTVRHSQTPDLAVVRSRLEADPDLLALGPEAVLYAILDAVVDGYAPVIAGLQHDIDEIETEVFRGDPKVSRRIYELSREVVDFQRATRPLLAIMNGLQAGFQKYGTNEELQRYLRDVADHATTVAERVNGFRQALGDILTVNTTLVSQAQNEEMKMLAEAGHAQNNEIKKISSWAAILFAPTLIGTVYGMNFVHMPELDWRFGYPFALALMLLVCISLYLVFKRRDWL; via the coding sequence ATGTCCGACAGGCGTCCACGCGCGGTACGGGCGGGCAGGTGGCCGCTCCGGGGCTCCGGTCACGGCCGGCAGCCGGCCGACCCCGCCCCCGAGCACTCCATGGACCCGCGGGCGGAGCACGAGTCGCAGGAGCCGGCACCGCTGGAACGCAGCATCGTGGACGCGGCGCTCTACCGCGACGGGCGCCGGATGGAGACGCCCACCTCGCTGGCGGAGATCTACCACCGCCTCCCCGGAGAGCCGGGCACGATGGCCTGGATCGGGCTGTTCCGGCCCTCCCCCGCCCAGCTGTGGGAGGCGGCGGAGCAGTTCGGGCTGCACGAACTGGCCGTCGAGGACGCCATCGTCGCCCACCAACGCCCCAAGCTGGAGCGGTACGGGAAGACGCTCTTCGTCGTGCTGCGCCCGGCCCGGTACCTGGACGAGGCCGAGGAGGTGGACTTCGGCGAGATCCACGTCTTCGTCGGCCCCGAGTTCGTCCTCACCGTGCGGCACAGCCAGACCCCGGACCTCGCGGTCGTGCGCAGCCGGCTGGAGGCCGACCCGGATCTGCTGGCCCTCGGCCCCGAGGCGGTGCTGTACGCCATCCTGGACGCGGTCGTCGACGGCTACGCCCCGGTGATCGCGGGCCTCCAGCACGACATCGACGAGATCGAGACCGAGGTCTTCCGCGGCGACCCGAAGGTCTCCCGGCGGATCTACGAGCTGTCCCGCGAGGTCGTGGACTTCCAGCGGGCCACCCGACCGCTGCTGGCCATCATGAACGGGCTCCAGGCCGGCTTCCAGAAGTACGGCACGAACGAGGAGCTCCAGCGCTACCTCCGGGACGTGGCGGACCACGCCACCACCGTCGCCGAGCGGGTCAACGGCTTCCGGCAGGCGCTCGGCGACATCCTCACCGTCAACACCACCCTCGTCTCGCAGGCGCAGAACGAGGAGATGAAGATGCTCGCGGAGGCCGGCCACGCCCAGAACAACGAGATCAAGAAGATCTCCAGCTGGGCCGCCATCCTCTTCGCGCCCACCCTCATCGGCACCGTCTACGGGATGAACTTCGTCCACATGCCCGAGCTCGACTGGCGCTTCGGCTACCCGTTCGCCCTCGCGCTGATGCTGCTGGTGTGCATCAGCCTGTACCTCGTCTTCAAGCGCCGTGACTGGCTCTGA
- a CDS encoding PP2C family protein-serine/threonine phosphatase, producing the protein MPYIAVTALSDVGLIREHNEDSLVAGPWTLCGTVTENPQTLLFPLGTPLVAAVADGLGGQPAGEVASALVVRQLAALGPALDDEDAVNEALNMCNHMVYSAADDNPDLLTMGTTIAGVVVLRGSVTVFNVGDSKVYAAAEDGLRQLSVDDSPPAAPGRRVTTAVTQTLGGGPSYTPVTPHVTTTSLSPGGRCLVCTDGLTDPVPDEELHALLRVHDDGRAAYELWKAAIEAGGPDNITLALVRIGE; encoded by the coding sequence ATGCCCTACATAGCCGTGACCGCCCTGAGCGACGTCGGGCTGATCCGCGAGCACAACGAGGACAGTCTCGTCGCCGGCCCCTGGACCCTGTGCGGCACCGTGACGGAGAACCCGCAGACGCTGCTCTTCCCGCTGGGCACCCCGCTCGTCGCCGCCGTCGCCGACGGGCTCGGCGGGCAGCCAGCCGGTGAGGTGGCCAGCGCGCTCGTCGTACGGCAGCTCGCCGCGCTCGGCCCCGCACTGGACGACGAGGACGCCGTCAACGAGGCGCTGAACATGTGCAACCACATGGTGTACTCGGCCGCCGACGACAACCCCGACCTGCTCACGATGGGCACCACGATCGCGGGCGTCGTCGTCCTGCGCGGCTCGGTGACGGTGTTCAACGTCGGCGACAGCAAGGTCTACGCCGCGGCCGAGGACGGACTGCGGCAGCTGAGCGTGGACGACAGCCCACCGGCGGCACCGGGACGGCGTGTCACGACGGCCGTCACCCAGACACTCGGCGGCGGTCCCTCCTACACCCCCGTCACGCCCCATGTCACGACCACCTCGCTGTCCCCGGGCGGCCGCTGCCTGGTGTGCACCGACGGGCTGACGGACCCGGTGCCGGACGAGGAACTCCACGCCCTGCTGCGGGTGCACGACGACGGCAGGGCCGCCTATGAACTGTGGAAGGCCGCCATCGAGGCGGGTGGACCGGACAACATCACGCTGGCGCTGGTCCGCATCGGCGAGTAG
- a CDS encoding STAS domain-containing protein — protein MTVAESVAVHSDTADPGPCGTPGRRNDPPAISYCRTIDRTLVIALRGVVDRESVYPLRLMLTVAVKSGYSRLVVDCAEITECDNELLDLLLSWKRHERNIVLVHPSSPVRDLIAAEISRRLFLCALSVKHALDLMEC, from the coding sequence ATGACAGTCGCAGAGTCGGTCGCGGTGCATTCGGATACCGCGGACCCTGGCCCCTGCGGCACTCCCGGGCGGCGGAACGACCCACCGGCCATCTCCTACTGCCGGACCATCGACCGCACACTGGTCATCGCCCTCCGGGGAGTGGTCGACCGCGAGAGCGTCTACCCCCTGCGGCTGATGCTGACCGTCGCCGTGAAGTCCGGGTACTCGCGGCTCGTCGTCGACTGCGCGGAAATCACCGAGTGCGACAACGAGTTGCTGGATCTCCTTCTTTCCTGGAAGCGCCACGAGCGGAACATCGTCCTGGTCCACCCGTCCTCTCCGGTACGCGATCTGATTGCCGCCGAGATTTCCCGGCGGCTCTTTCTCTGTGCCCTCTCGGTCAAGCACGCACTGGACCTGATGGAGTGCTGA
- a CDS encoding sulfite oxidase: MDRDLAAVSLPGRVAGPDEGISPEELALAARNHGMPLEALRYGLTPPGLHYVLVHYDIPAAEAADWRIGVGGLVRTPLRLDVADLRSYPSVTLRVTMECAGNGRARLTPRPVSQPWLVEAVGTAEWTGVPLRTLLREARVEPGAVEAVFTGADHGVERGVEQDYRRSLPLSVAMGDDPEVLVAYAMNGGPLPPQHGHPVRLVVPGWYGMAQVKWLCDINLTDTPFTGFQQSVAYRYRQSADEPGEPVTRIAPRALMIPPGFPDFMSRTRVLRPGRTGLEGRAWSGHAPVVRVEVSTDDGRSWHDAALDVPEGGTWAWRHWHTAWTATPGSHVLVARATDADGRTQPLDQPWNRGGFGNNLVQRIPVVCLPEGA; the protein is encoded by the coding sequence ATGGACCGCGACCTCGCGGCCGTCAGCCTTCCCGGGCGGGTCGCCGGCCCCGACGAGGGGATCAGCCCCGAGGAGCTGGCCCTCGCCGCCCGCAACCACGGAATGCCGCTGGAGGCACTCCGGTACGGGCTGACGCCCCCGGGGCTGCACTACGTCCTCGTCCACTACGACATACCCGCCGCCGAGGCCGCCGACTGGCGGATCGGCGTCGGCGGGCTGGTGCGGACACCGCTGCGGCTGGACGTGGCGGACCTCAGGTCGTACCCGTCCGTCACGCTGCGCGTCACGATGGAGTGCGCGGGGAACGGGCGGGCCCGGCTCACCCCCCGGCCGGTGAGCCAGCCGTGGCTGGTGGAGGCGGTGGGCACCGCGGAGTGGACCGGCGTACCGCTGCGCACCCTGCTGCGGGAGGCCCGAGTGGAGCCCGGCGCCGTCGAGGCGGTGTTCACCGGCGCCGACCACGGCGTGGAGCGCGGTGTCGAACAGGACTACCGCCGCAGCCTGCCGCTGAGCGTGGCCATGGGAGACGACCCGGAGGTGCTGGTCGCCTACGCGATGAACGGCGGTCCGCTGCCGCCGCAGCACGGCCACCCCGTGCGGCTCGTCGTCCCCGGCTGGTACGGCATGGCCCAGGTGAAGTGGCTGTGCGACATCAACCTGACCGACACCCCCTTCACCGGCTTCCAGCAGTCCGTCGCGTACCGCTACCGACAGTCCGCGGACGAGCCCGGCGAGCCGGTCACCCGCATCGCCCCGCGCGCCCTGATGATCCCGCCGGGCTTCCCCGACTTCATGTCCCGCACCAGGGTGCTGCGCCCCGGCCGGACCGGGCTGGAGGGCCGTGCCTGGTCCGGCCACGCGCCGGTCGTGCGGGTGGAGGTCAGCACCGACGACGGGCGGAGCTGGCACGACGCGGCGCTCGACGTCCCGGAGGGCGGCACCTGGGCCTGGCGCCACTGGCACACGGCCTGGACGGCGACCCCCGGCAGCCATGTGCTCGTCGCGCGCGCCACCGACGCCGACGGCCGCACCCAGCCCCTCGACCAGCCGTGGAACCGGGGCGGCTTCGGGAACAACCTGGTGCAGCGGATCCCCGTCGTGTGCCTGCCGGAGGGTGCCTGA
- a CDS encoding phosphoribosyltransferase family protein: MLFTDRVDAGQRLAGALGHLREADPVVLGLPRGGVPVAFQVARALGAPLDVIVVRKLGVPYHRELGFGAIGEGGIRVISDDIVRRGHVSEKDVASVERAEAAELTRQAERFRADRPRVDIRGRTVIVVDDGIATGATAAAACEVVRAQGAARVVLAAPVAPPDAVSWLRTEADEVVCLSTPRAFSAVGEWYQDFSQTPDEEVVALLAQSAADPPSAAKTEDVEVEVGTVRLAGELALPEDAAAVVMFAHGSGSSRHSPRNRTVAAALNTAGLGTLLFDLLTEPEAADRRNVFDIEVLADRLSGATAWLRTRTPVPIGYFGASTGAAAALWAASSAGPEVGAVVSRGGRPDLAGSRLPGVRAPTLLIVGGRDTTVLDLNRQAQSALRCECRLVVVPGATHLFEEPGALDEVSDLARDWFRLHMTPREP, from the coding sequence GTGCTGTTCACCGATCGCGTCGACGCGGGGCAGCGCCTCGCCGGGGCACTCGGGCATCTTCGGGAGGCCGATCCCGTCGTGCTCGGGCTGCCGAGGGGCGGAGTACCGGTGGCCTTCCAGGTGGCGCGGGCACTGGGCGCGCCGCTGGACGTGATCGTCGTACGCAAGCTGGGCGTGCCGTACCACCGGGAGCTGGGGTTCGGCGCCATCGGCGAGGGCGGCATCCGGGTCATCAGCGACGACATCGTCCGCCGGGGCCATGTCTCCGAGAAGGACGTCGCGTCGGTGGAACGGGCCGAGGCCGCCGAACTGACCCGGCAGGCCGAGCGGTTCAGGGCCGACCGGCCGCGCGTCGACATCAGGGGCCGGACCGTGATCGTCGTGGACGACGGGATCGCGACCGGGGCCACGGCCGCCGCGGCCTGCGAGGTCGTCCGTGCGCAGGGAGCGGCTCGGGTGGTGCTCGCCGCCCCCGTCGCGCCCCCGGACGCGGTGTCCTGGCTGCGTACCGAGGCGGACGAGGTGGTGTGCCTGTCGACACCGAGGGCGTTCTCGGCCGTGGGTGAGTGGTACCAGGACTTCTCGCAGACGCCGGACGAGGAGGTCGTCGCGCTGCTGGCGCAGTCGGCAGCAGACCCGCCGAGCGCCGCCAAGACCGAGGACGTCGAGGTGGAGGTGGGCACCGTGCGGCTCGCCGGGGAACTCGCCCTGCCGGAGGACGCCGCCGCAGTGGTGATGTTCGCCCACGGCTCCGGGAGCAGCCGGCACAGCCCGCGCAACCGGACCGTGGCGGCGGCCCTGAACACCGCAGGTCTCGGCACCCTGCTGTTCGACCTGCTCACCGAGCCGGAGGCCGCCGACCGCAGGAACGTCTTCGACATCGAGGTGCTGGCCGACCGGCTCTCTGGGGCCACCGCGTGGCTGCGCACCCGCACTCCCGTCCCCATCGGCTACTTCGGTGCGTCGACCGGTGCCGCCGCGGCGCTCTGGGCGGCGTCGAGCGCAGGTCCCGAGGTCGGTGCCGTCGTCTCGCGCGGCGGCCGTCCCGACCTGGCCGGGTCACGGCTGCCAGGGGTGCGCGCCCCGACATTGCTGATCGTCGGGGGGCGTGACACGACCGTCCTCGACCTCAACCGCCAGGCGCAGTCGGCGCTGCGCTGCGAGTGCCGTCTGGTGGTCGTCCCGGGTGCGACGCATCTCTTCGAGGAGCCGGGGGCG